The Malaclemys terrapin pileata isolate rMalTer1 chromosome 2, rMalTer1.hap1, whole genome shotgun sequence nucleotide sequence GACAGAAAGTTTTGGCCAAGAGTCTTAAGTAAAGATCTCTCATATAGAAAGTTGCTTCTAGGGGCGGAGGATGGCAGCACACTTGGGGCATTCTTTGGGAAAGGAATCTGCTGTACGCTTAGCAACTGGAAAATTTCTGGACCAATAGACATTCTGTATAGCATCAGTGATAATGCAAGCCTTAGACGCTGACTAATATaaattagattgtaatctcttcaggACCAGGACTGTGTCCTTTTGTACTATAAAGCACCTAGCAAACCTGTGGATGTTGTAAaactttaataattaaaaaaagagaagggggggggctaGAAAATGGATTTTTATGGAAAACCCACATCTTCAAGTGTTATGTAAGATTTCATAACATCATATGGTATTGTGAATGGAACAGATTTACCAATTCTGTAGTTTTTTAGGATTTAACTTCTTGCAGATAATACTAAGATTTAACCGCCAAACAAATGGGTATATAGAATGtacatataatataaatattgcatACTTTTTTCAGGCCCTGCCTTAAGTGTGAAAGTTATGACTGATGAGAGTGGAAAATCCAAAGGCTTTGGCTTTGTTAGCTTTGAAAGACATGAAGATGCCCAGAAAGTAAGTttacacaggattttttttcttttagatacATCATTCTGGGAGACTAGTAATTTTGAGTCTTGAATACAAACTTCTTTTTTGCATCCTGTAGATCCTTCCAAATTTTTATTGATTTGATCTTTATAAAAAGATGTGAGGAAACAGGAATGAAATCTGCTACTTTGGATGATGtcgtgggtttttttatttgattcACATTGAGCAGACTTCTGGGTTGGACGTTTGGAGCATATCACTAAGTTTGCAGCTTCCCCAGAAATATTCCTGTCTAAAAATGATATAATGGCCTttaaattatttaacatttatattgtaatATTGCCTAGAGAGCTCAGTGGGGTTTGGGtcttgtgctaggcattgtggaAACAGTAAGtaacccctgctccaaagagcttatgatCTGAAAGACAGGATACAGCAGGTGGCCAAGACAAGTGGGTTGGGAGAGtgcattgttttttaaaaattactaagaCTGGAAACTTTACACAACAAAACTGTTTCCCGTATGTATTCAGTCATATCTACTTGCTTTAGTAACAGCATATGGTTTGCgctgctttttatttctttttgcattgcagagccaacacagctacGACAACTGACCTGAGTACTCTATTCCATCTTGTATACATGGACAATTCTTTAAACTATAGTTACTTACACCTTTGCAAAacacactgggggaaaaaaaggacatAATTTGGCCTATATAATCTTTATCACTATTGATTTGCAAGACAGAAAGAATGCTGCTTTGAGTGCAGGCTGATGCCACAGGGATGGAAGTTAGAACGAGCATCTTAGTTTCCCTCAGTTGTCATCAGCACAAATGTGCACACAACTGATTAGAATAAATCCCACCTTATAAATATATAAGTAACATGTAGGTCTGCACATTTTCTTAGTCTGAGTGTACTTAAGCTCTCTTGTGTTCTATATATGTATTACATTCTTACGGGAAATGGTTCACTTTAGTAACTGTAATGCATTTGCACAATGGTAGACACATGATTCCGGTATATTGGGTAAATGCACATTAACAAACAGCTTTTAAATTAATAGACATAGACCTATACTAAAGCTTTCACACTGAAGGGGATATACTATAAATTCAAAATCTTAGTGTCAAGTATTGCCTTGGCTAGAGTGCCCTTACCAATTTAGAATTGATGTTCAATATTGTCCTATTTTGAAAATGCATGAAAGAtgcaggaggaaaaaagggaaattGAGTATATGGAtggtgctgtcaaatgcacaaagtgaaCAAAATTTGGAAAAGTTTTTCTTAAATCTTTAATTGACAGTAATTTTACATGTTTAACAATTGAGTAAAATTCAGATGTAGGATTTTCAAGCTTATGGCCCTTTAACCATCTTCTTTGCATATGATTCAGAGTATGCCTATACTAGAAATGCTATGGGGCACAAGTGCGCTGCTGTAGTTGTAGATATTGACCTACCTCTgagaggaggtggctaggttgactGAAGAATTCTTTCAACCTAGTGGTATCTACACCATGGggtaggttggcttaactatgtcacaGAGggcgtgaaatttttcacagcccagagtgatgtagttaggtcaacttaacttaGACTAGCCCTGAGTTAAACAGGGCTATGAACATGTTGTGGGTTTTGGATATGTATTCTCTATGGGCCTTGGGTCTCAGAAAAATTCTTAGAGGATATCTTCAGTGCATTTAACAGTACAGTTGATGAATGTTTACTTCTGTCCCATTTTTTTCTTTAGTCCATATACTGGACAGAAAATACACTTGTACATATCTTATACTTAAATGAAATATGATCCAAGAGGTTCTAGAGATGGCTTTGTTTCAATTAACCATATTTTACATCTGTTTGTTGGGGCAGAAGGTGgggaaaatatttagtttttattgGAAATTTTATATAACTTGTGCACTTAAACTGCATTAGTCAGTGGCTGAAAAAACATGTTAGGTTTAATGTACTATGAGCATTGGTAACCCTTTGTTTATTTATGAAGGCTGTGGATGAGATGAATGGAAAGGAGCTCAATGGAAAGCAAATTTATGTTGGCCGGGCTCAGAAAAAAGTGGAAAGACAAACAGAGCTCAAGCGCAAATTCGAACAAATGAAGCAGGACAGGATCACCAGATACCAGGTTACACTTTTAAATTGAATGAACAAGTTTATTTTATTACTaatctttttaaataaagcaattcTGTCTTTTCTAAAGAgggtagttttatttttttagggtGTAAACCTTTATGTGAAAAATCTTGATGATGGGATTGATGATGAACGTCTAAGAAAAGAATTCTCCCCATTTGGTACAATCACTAGTGCAAAGGTAAAGTTAGCATTTTAGACTTAATTTGTGTTTTGCAATATCTTGTATGAAAGAAGGAAAGTCATGGTTTGTCACCTAAGAAGTGAGTGGCATTCAACTTTTTCTCAACTGGCAAAAATAAGATGTGAACATATTGTACAACCACTCCTACAGCCAACCATCATTAAATTTGAGTATAGATTCTTACTAAAAACTCATacacttttaaaaactgtataTTCATGTTGTATTTTTGGATGCAGTGATAcataatagttttaaaaatacatgcgTTAGACTGTCTACAGTACCTTATTACTCCTTTTTGTGCATCACATTCATGGTCATGAACCATTGCATGAgtatttttctctcattttttcaCAGATCTTTAATAAAAACTCAGACCAATCAACCATCGACAAACTCCAGATATCTCAATTTATATCTGGGATGGATGGTTGCTGACATTACtaacaaaaatcaaatattttttcaatgCAAGGGTTCATTGATACTGTTCCTCACTAATAGCCTGAAGTGACTAGTGTTGCAAGAGGATAGACTTATAAATAAACCAGCTctgaaagaaaacaacaaaaatcatccTGTGCCATTCATGGTCCTGGCACGGGAGTTGGCAGGTCCATTGTATGCAGAGCAACTGatcaaaaaggatttttaaattatatattccTCAATTCAAATCTGGAACAGATTATTTGATTCTTAGAAAATTGTAGGTTAGATCAAAATTTTGAGATGTTGCCTGTTTGCCGTCAACTGGGTTGGATTCTTTTTCCCTAGCAGAAGGTAGCATTGACAGTGggcacacctctaccccgatataacgtgacctgatataacatgaattcggatataacgcggtaaagcagcactctgggtgggcggggctgcgcgcttcagcggatcaaagcaagtttgatataacgcggtttaaCCTATagcatggtaagatttttttggctcctaaggacacattatatcggggtagaggtgtatattatgtCTCAAAACTAAGCAATATACATCATATTCCTTCCACTTGaagaaagtgtaaaaaaaaaaaaaaattcagaaacctGGAATTCAATTCTTACCTGTACCAAATTGTGCATCCTGCTCCAGATTGGTTTTAAAAaactaccctttttttttttttggacaggtcATGATGGAAGGTGGCCGCAGCAAAGGGTTTGGGTTTGTATGCTTTTCTTCACCAGAAGAAGCAACCAAAGCTGTCACAGAAATGAATGGTAGAATTGTGGCCACTAAACCATTATATGTAGCTCTAGCCCAACGCAAAGAAGAGCGCCAGGCTCACCTCACCAACCAATATATGCAGAGAATGGCAAGTGTGAGAGCAGTACCTAATCCTGTAATCAACCCCTACcaaccagcacctccttcaggTTACTTCATGGCAGCTCTCCCACCGGTATGTATAGAAATAATTAATTTCTTATTTTATACCATTGATAGAATCTGTTTAGATTTAGCAGTAAATTATGACTCAGTCAAACATCTGTAATGTTAGTATGTTAACACCAAAATCACCAGCTTTATGAATTTAAGTAATGAAGAACCTTTGAAAATGTCTAAATTTATATTCTATAAATCAGTattttttcagatattttaattAGGAAAGTTTATAGAAGAAAGTACTTAGAAATGCTTGTGTGGTGGGTGGAACAGGTACATCAGAATTAATAAACAGATGTCACTTTATTTTTTTGACAGACTCAGAACCGTGCTGCATATTATCCAACTAGCCAACTTGCTCAACTCAGACCAAGTCCTCGCTGGACTGCTCAGGGTGCTAGACCTCATCGTAAGTAGTCTCCTTAACTTTCTAAATAAAGGGGCATTCATGGAACACTTATTGTCTAGCGAAGGTTAACTATGTGGCACTAAAATAAAAACGTTTGGTTATTACATGTAATTGATAGAAAGGTAATATGCCAGTTCTGGCTCCCGTTTGCGGATGTTTGCCAGAAAACCTAATTTTAGgttgttaactttttaaaatataactcaTGAGGTAGTTTTTATAATAAACCACCTAGTTTTTATTAAGCAGCTGTATTACAAATTGTCATTGGGTTAAATTCCAGCCCCCCAAAAACTAGACTGCTGACTTTTCCCTTTCTACCTTTATCTGTAATATTAGTTGTCATGCCATGTGAGGAtggcaaagggaaaaaatgacTGACAGTCTTTCGTCACCATTTAGTATTGTTAAATGATGCAACTTAAACACTCATTGTTTTAAATGCAGCATTCCAGAACATGCCTGGTGCTATCCGCCCAGCAGCACCCAGACCGCCATTTAGTACCATGAGGCCAGCTTCTTCACAGGTTCCACGAGTCATGTCAACACAACGTGTTGGTGAGTTTCAGGTTTTAAAAATTGCATGTTCCTTCATCAGGCTCCACCAATATCCACCGTTCTTTAGGTATGTAACTCATTTTTGGCCACACTTCAGAGATTCTGTTAATGCTGAATAATATTTCAGATACCTTTTTGAAGCTAAATAGTGCAGAGTAGGCACCACTTTGCTCTTTATTGTACCTGCCCCTAGCTGACTTGGGGTTTCTAACCTCCCTAATGGCCAGCTAACATGTTAGCCCAGCGTGTATAAGGGAGGTTGAGGAGGCTCCTACTCCCCATAGCACCATCCATTTCTCTTCTGCTTATGGCTATTTCATACTTCTCAGTATTTCCCTCGCATGTTAGATTGCTGTCCTCCTACTCCTTCACTGTGATTTCTCTATCAcctacccctctccctgcttAGGAATGTGCCCTGTCAAGACTGCACATTTGAGGCCCTAGTGTCTCTAGGGGGGGCTGCTTGTTTAACCCTTCTCAGTCTTAACCTGtattttccaattatttttcaaCTATAAGAAAATGTTGCTCAATATATTGATCAACTTAACCCACTAGATTAATATTACTAACTAGGAGTTCTCAACTTTTTCATACTGTGGGCCACATCTTAATGATATTGCATGGGTGGCCTCCCCCTCCCATTTGTATCTGTACCATTCCTGTGGTAAGCACAGCAGTGGATTATGTGGCAGAATAATATTGagaaagcatttatttttagCTCTTAACATTGTTGCAGATGGGAACAAGGAGTACCAGTATCACATGACAGTACTGTCTGAAGATCAGCAGCAAGTGGGGACCACTGTTATATAAAGAAAAGCACATTCAGAATGTTTTAGTCTGCTATATATTAGGAACACATCTAAtcatttaaagtaatttttatagtaatttaattggcaaaatattttaattgaaaaagagAATCACCCTTAATTATGACTGGCATAGAATGAAAGTCAAGTAAGATGTTTAATCAAAAGCAGATGTTCTCTCCATGGTGCTTTTTCTATAGTGTTTAAAGAGAAGCAAGTAATTAGCAAAATAATGAGAAAAGAAACATGCTTTTTGGTTTTGAGCCCACAGGTTGACCATTGGTGTTTTTATTTACTATCATTGCTGTAATCAAATATAATACAATATTAAAATTAGATATTCAGTATAATCCTAACACTCTGTAAATACATTAACTTGTACAAAATGTAAGCTTAATGAAAGCTGAATTATTAACATATAAATCATGTTAATCTTTACAGCTAATACATCAACACAGACAATGGGTCCAcgtcctgcagcagctgctgctgcagccactcCTGCTGTACGCACAGTTCCGCAGTACAAGTATGCTGCAGGTGTTCGTAATCCTCAACAACATCTTAACACACAGCCACAGGTTGCTATGCAGCAGGTATGTAGTCTTGGTTTTGGTAGCTAAGTGATGTCTTTGCTGAGGAAACTTTTCTTTTGCCTAATCTGTATCATAACTGTAAAGCATCTGCCTTCACCACTGAGATCCTTGAAGCCACAGAGTCTGATGTTAAAGCTTTATTTTTCACAAATCTAAAATATATTGAGAACAAAACTTATTTTCTGTTGTGATATTACATATTTTTGAGTTTTCTCACCTTATGTGGTTGAGATTTTTTTGTGCTTCTACATTAGTTTTCCCCCCATTGCGCTAAAATTCAGGTACCAAATTGTGGCACCCAGTTTGCAAGCCTGGAGTTTAAAATAAATCTCAAGCATTCTTAAGGCGGACATGACCCTGTTCTTCTTGTTTTGTACTACCCAAGTGCTTGATGATACATTCTGGGCTTGAGCTTTGCTTAATATATAAATGATGCTCAGCAAGGGATTGAGTCAGCACTAGTGTGCCTTGCAGTATCAGTCATCTTTTACCAGCCTCTTGATGAAAATTACTCACCCATAATTTTTTCTAATATTTGACAAATGTGCAGGCATGATTGTTGCATTGaagattccctgttctgttcattccctctgaagcacctcgCATTCGCCACTgtcatgatactgggctagatggaccattggtctgactcagtatggctgtttttatgttctatGTCGTGGAGGTATAAAATATGTTTAAAGTTAAATTCTGGAACATTCAAAGTACAATGTTTTATTAACTTGCAGCCAGCTGTCCATGTGCAAGGTCAGGAACCCTTGACTGCTTCCATGTTGGCTTCTGCCCCTCCACAAGAACAAAAGCAGATGTTAGGTATGTACATTTGATCCCACTAGCCAATTGTTGTAGAGATTAAatagttttcaacctttttaaaatatatgcttcTAATCAGTTGTAAAGGAGTATTTTGAATGTTACTGTGGTAGGATACATGGTTGAGTTTTTAAGATGAAAGTACTTGCCCCTTTTCACATTGTAGGATTTGACATCTGACTATAGCACTGCTGTCTGTCCTCAGCAGATGTAGAATGGAGAGATCTATTCCCTGGAGAAGTTTTAGTGTGTCATTTAACATGAATGAAATACCGGACCACTTTAGGTTAGGATTAGGCAGTTGATATATTTTCTATTCCAATAAACCAGTGATTTGTTTACCTAATGCAAAAGCCTTAACTAGGTGAGAGCATGGAATACATAGCAGTGGGGTTGATACTACTTTTCTGCAACAGTTAACCTCTATGCAAAGCAAAGACTCAGTTGCTGATTACTTTAAAGGCTCCTTTAATCTTGTTTTTTATGACTGATACTCTAGTTTTATATGATCATATCCAGgagtttttatttttagcattcaAGTGGGTAGGATATAATACTTAACCTTTTAATAATTTTGAGGAATTTAGATACAAGTCCATAGATTGCTTAACAGATTTTAGTGCCTATGTTTAGCATTGTTAAAggctaaattaaattttaatgacATTGATCACTGTAGCCAACTGTAGAGTTTTAATGTTTTTCTAGGTGAACGGCTGTTTCCCCTTATTCAAGCTATGCACCCTACTCTGGCGGGTAAAATCACTGGTATGTTGTTGGAGATTGACAACTCTGAACTCCTTCATATGCTTGAGTCTCCTGAGTCTCTTCGTTCGAAGGTAGATAGACTTTTAACATCTAAGCCCTCCTTTTGATATTACATGTGTATTGTGTGTAATTTAGATGCTGCACTATCTTAAATTTACTGAAATTAAGTAAAGCATTGTCTTTTGTAACAATTGTTTTCTCCTATTAGGTTGATGAAGCTGTAGCTGTACTACAAGCCCACCAAGCTAAAGAGGCTGCTCAGAAAGCAGTTAACAATCCTACTGGGGTTCCAAGTGTTTAATATGTAAGTTTTCCTACAGAATGCATTCTTAGTTTTTCTCATCTGATCAGGGTGTTCTACTGGCATTTTATTGTGTGTATAGTTAGTCAAGAATGTTTTAATATGACCTGCCCTAGCTAAAGTTTCTGTACTCCTAGAAATAAGTTTCTAGTTATAAGCCACTGTTAAATAGACTATCATTAGACAGATCTGGCAACAATAATTTGGAAAGAAGGGAATAAACTAAAGCTACATTTTTACATAAAGTTGACCTATTTACTAGAGCTATTGTGATGCAGGACTTCACTAAAGTTTGTCTCTAATCTGGGACCTTGTAAACTTGAGACTACTTAGAGATGGCCTTTTTATTCCTGAAACAAGAAGTATGTGAAGCTATGTGAAGGTTAAATTCTGTCATAAATTACTCTATATATACTctatatatacctctaccccgatataataacgcggtcctcgagagccaaaaatccctaccgcgttataggtgaaacctcaTTATATCGgtgtagcggcagcagggctccagcggtgaacCATGGGCATGGGCGGGGGGGCATACGGGGTTACCTGCACTGGgcttctccctcttctccccctcccccttctgcaagcgcagagctgcccagctgaaggaggtTGTTGGCTCAGCTGACTCTGTAGCTGAACGCCACCtccagggtcctagtgccagtcgtgctccccttctgtgtgttGGGAGTCTTCCTG carries:
- the PABPC1 gene encoding polyadenylate-binding protein 1 isoform X1, whose amino-acid sequence is MNPSAPSYPMASLYVGDLHPDVTEAMLYEKFSPAGPILSIRVCRDMITRRSLGYAYVNFQQPADAERALDTMNFDVIKGKPVRIMWSQRDPSLRKSGVGNIFIKNLDKSIDNKALYDTFSAFGNILSCKVVCDENGSKGYGFVHFETQEAAERAIEKMNGMLLNDRKVFVGRFKSRKEREAELGARAKEFTNVYIKNFGEDMDDERLKELFGKFGPALSVKVMTDESGKSKGFGFVSFERHEDAQKAVDEMNGKELNGKQIYVGRAQKKVERQTELKRKFEQMKQDRITRYQGVNLYVKNLDDGIDDERLRKEFSPFGTITSAKVMMEGGRSKGFGFVCFSSPEEATKAVTEMNGRIVATKPLYVALAQRKEERQAHLTNQYMQRMASVRAVPNPVINPYQPAPPSGYFMAALPPTQNRAAYYPTSQLAQLRPSPRWTAQGARPHPFQNMPGAIRPAAPRPPFSTMRPASSQVPRVMSTQRVANTSTQTMGPRPAAAAAAATPAVRTVPQYKYAAGVRNPQQHLNTQPQVAMQQPAVHVQGQEPLTASMLASAPPQEQKQMLGERLFPLIQAMHPTLAGKITGMLLEIDNSELLHMLESPESLRSKVDEAVAVLQAHQAKEAAQKAVNNPTGVPSV
- the PABPC1 gene encoding polyadenylate-binding protein 1 isoform X2, coding for MNPSAPSYPMASLYVGDLHPDVTEAMLYEKFSPAGPILSIRVCRDMITRRSLGYAYVNFQQPADAERALDTMNFDVIKGKPVRIMWSQRDPSLRKSGVGNIFIKNLDKSIDNKALYDTFSAFGNILSCKVVCDENGSKGYGFVHFETQEAAERAIEKMNGMLLNDRKVFVGRFKSRKEREAELGARAKEFTNVYIKNFGEDMDDERLKELFGPALSVKVMTDESGKSKGFGFVSFERHEDAQKAVDEMNGKELNGKQIYVGRAQKKVERQTELKRKFEQMKQDRITRYQGVNLYVKNLDDGIDDERLRKEFSPFGTITSAKVMMEGGRSKGFGFVCFSSPEEATKAVTEMNGRIVATKPLYVALAQRKEERQAHLTNQYMQRMASVRAVPNPVINPYQPAPPSGYFMAALPPTQNRAAYYPTSQLAQLRPSPRWTAQGARPHPFQNMPGAIRPAAPRPPFSTMRPASSQVPRVMSTQRVANTSTQTMGPRPAAAAAAATPAVRTVPQYKYAAGVRNPQQHLNTQPQVAMQQPAVHVQGQEPLTASMLASAPPQEQKQMLGERLFPLIQAMHPTLAGKITGMLLEIDNSELLHMLESPESLRSKVDEAVAVLQAHQAKEAAQKAVNNPTGVPSV